The Pseudomonadota bacterium genomic interval GGTGAGTCTTATAGCCGCAGAAGACACCCGCCGGACCAGAAAACTCCTCAACCATTTAGGGATTAAAACCCCTTTGCAGAGTTATTTCAAAGGCAATGAGGTGGAGCGGTCCGATCTGTTTATCGAGAAATTGCAGGGGGGAGAGGACGTCGCGGTGGTTTCTGATGCCGGGACTCCGGGAATATCGGATCCTGGTGGGATTCTGGTATCCCGGGCGC includes:
- a CDS encoding 16S rRNA (cytidine(1402)-2'-O)-methyltransferase, whose product is MDSSPVTGTLFVVATPIGNLEDITLRAIRILGQVSLIAAEDTRRTRKLLNHLGIKTPLQSYFKGNEVERSDLFIEKLQGGEDVAVVSDAGTPGISDPGGILVSRA